The DNA region TTAAATTAACCGGTGATGTTATCAGCGGCGGGTATAAATCAGCTTTAATTATTACCATCAGTCCGCTGTTAAATAAACTTGAACCACTTTTAGCTCAATTTAAAGAAGTAGGAATTAACACTCATGTTGATACATCAATAGTAAAGGAGCCTTCGTTTAGGGATTTTGAAGATTTGCTTACATCTGTAAAACATACTGAAGCCGATGTGATCATAGGCATTGGTGGCGGCAGCGTACTTGACGTGGCTAAACTCATAGCCGCACAAATTAATAATAACCAAACCCTGGCAGAGATAACCGGCATTGGCCTGCTTAAAAACCGTACTAAAAAACTGATCTGCATTCCCACAACAGCGGGTACAGGCAGCGAGGCATCGCCTAACGCCATATTGATAGATGATACTGATAATCAGAAAAAAGGCATTATCAGCCCATACCTGGTTCCGGATGTGGTGATCATTGATCCGGCTTTGATGATCAGTTTGCCCGCAGAGGTTACCGCCGCAACCGGACTTGATGCACTAACCCATTGCCTTGAAGCTTACACTAACTTATATGCCCACCCTTTTATTGATATGTACGCACTTGAGGGGATCAGGCTTATCGCTGCTAATTTGGTTAAAGCGGTAAACGACGGTGCTGATGAGGACACCCGTACACAATTAGCTATTGGCAGTTTAATGGGTGGCTTTTGTTTAGGCCCGGTTAACACAGCTGGTGTCCATGCGCTTTCCTACCCCCTGGGCAGCATGTACCACATTGCACATGGCCTCTCAAACGCGCTATTGCTGCCTTTTGTAATGGAATACAACATCCCAGCAGCACCGGAACGCTATGCTGCAGTAGCCCGTGCATTGGGTTGTAATAGCAGTATCAACGATTTTGAGACAGCTCATGCCGGTGTTGAAAAGATCAGGCAGCTGATCGGTGAGTGCAGGATCCCGGCAAGTTTAAAAGAAATAAACATTGATAAGAACACGATACCACAGATGGCTGCAGATGCCATGAAAATTACCCGGCTGCTTAAAAATAACCCGCGACCGATAAACATAGATGATGCCGTTAACATTTACGAGGCTGCTTATTAAAACATACTAATGAAACTAAAAAAGAAATATAATGGCCTGGTAGTGCCATCCATTACACCACTTACCAATAGTTACAAGCTTGACCATGACGCGGTTGAAAAAATATTCGATAGCATCTTCAACTACGGCGGCGTACCTTTTATATTGGGTACTACCGGCGAATCAGCCTCATTACCCAACGAGCTCAAGCTTGATTTTATTAAACTGGCGGCCTCCATAAGACAACCCGGCAAGCTGCTTTATGCAGGTATCTCATCCAATTGCCTGTCAGATTCTATCGAACTGGCAAAACGTTGTGCCGATGAAGGCATTGATGTTGCAGTAGCCCATCTGCCGGCGTACTTTACCTTAACCGAGTATGAGATCAAAACATACTTTGAAACACTGGCCAATGAAATCCCTATTCCGCTGATAGTTTATAATATTCCGGCTACTACCAATGTATCAATCAACTTAAACCTACTTAATGAATTAAGCTATCATGATAATATCGTAGGCACCAAAGATTCGGAACGAAACCATGACCGTTTAAAAGATTCACTGAAGCTATGGGCCGGCAGGGCCGACTTCAGCCACTTTTTAGGCTGGGGGGCGCAATCCGCCCATGCGCTGTTTACGGGAAGCGACGGACTGGTGCCAAGTACCGGAAACCTGTTCCCCGATATTTATTACAAAATGATAGTGGCAGCCGATAATAATGACGAAGCCGCCGCGCTGCAACTGCAACGGCACTCCAACCTGATAGGTGATATTTACCAGGGAAAACGCCTGCTGGGCGAATCATTGGCGGCATTGAAATCGCTGATGCAAAGCGCCGGGTTATGCCGCTCGTACATGATGTCACCTTTGTTAAAAGTTAGTGATGCAGAAGCCGCCGATCTGCAAAAGAAACTGCAAAGTATGCTTAATGTTGAAAACCTTAGTTTACCGATATATCAATGACAGCCGACAGACCGATCATAGCCATAACCATGGGCGATCCGGCCAGTATTGGCCCTGAAATAGCCGTCAAAGCTTTATTAACCGAAAGGTTATATGAGATCTGCCGTCCGTTAATTATTGGCGATACCGGTGTGTTTTTTGACATCGTAAAACGCCTGGGTTTAAACGCCACTATCAATTCTATCAAAGATATCCGTAACGCGCGTTTCGTTTTCGGCAAGCCGGATGTATTTGATTTGCAAAATGTGGATATGGAACAGTTGCGTTTTGGGGAAATCTCGGCCATGGCTGGTAATGCCTCATTTGAAGCGGTTAAAAAAGCGATTGAACTGGCGCTTGCCGGCGATGTTGACGCTACCGTAACTGGCCCTATCAATAAAAAATCCATCAACGAGGCCGGGCACCACTTTGCCGGGCATACCGAAATTTACGCCCATTACACAGGTACAAAAAAGTATGCCATGCTGCTGGTTGAGCATAACATGAAGGTGATCCATGTATCAACCCATGTTTCGTTACGGCAAGCTTGCGACCTGGTTAAAAAAGACCGCATCATTGAAGTAATCGAGCTCTTGCAGGATGGACTCATTTCCCTGGGTGAAAAAAACCTGAAGATCGGCGTGGCCGGGCTTAACCCACATGCCGGTGACTCGGGGTTGTTTGGCACCGAGGATGATCTTGAAATTCTCCCCGCTGTACAGGAGGCTTTAAAATCAGGTTACGATGTGGAAGGCCCCGTACCTGCCGATACATTGTTTTCTAAAGCATCAACCGGGTATTATGGCGGTATAGTTGCGATGTACCACGACCAGGGACACATCCCGTTCAAGCTTACCGGCTTTAAATGGAATGCCGAAAAACAGCAAATGGATAGCGTCAAAGGCGTTAACATTACCATGGGCCTGCCGATCATTCGCACTTCCGTTGATCATGGGACAGCCTTTGAAATTGCAGGCAAAGGCGTTGCCAGCAGCGATGCCATGATACTGGCAATCGAATCGGCTGTACAATTGAGTAAAAACAGGATAAAAGTATAAGCTATATGATCGCTGTAATTGCAGATGATTTAACAGGGGCCGCCGAACTGGCAGGCATAGGCCTTAACCACGGATTAAGAACCGAGGTGAGTACTACTGTTGATGAATACTGCGATGCAGATCTGCTTGTTATTGCTACCGACACGCGCTCGCTTTCGGTAGCCAGGGCAAAGGAGATCGTTCATGATCTTACTGTTCGGTTACAGCAACTAAAACCCCGGTTTATCTTTAAGAAGATAGATTCGGTTTTGCGGGGGCACATTATTGAGGAGTTACAAAGTCAGTTGACAGCTTCCGGATTAAAACGGGCACTTATTGTACCCGGCAACCCACATCATTCAAAAAAACTCATCGGCGATACATTTTACTATAACGGCGGGCCTATCCATCTAAGTGCTTTTGCTAACGATCCTACTTTCCCAGCCTTAAGTTCAAATATTGTTGAATTATTAAGGGCAGATGAAAAGGTCTCATTGATTAAAAAAGGGGTGAAACTGCCACCAACAGGAATCATTATAGGAGCGGCAGATGACGAGGATGATCTTAAATACTGGATAAGCAAAACGGATAGTGAAACCCTTTTGGCCGGTTCGGCGAATCTGTTCACCTGCCTGCTTCAATACTTAACAAAACCGCAAAAGGTTGAAACCAAAGATTCCGAAACCGCCGGCAGGCGGTTATTTGTATTTGGCAGCACTTTTTACCAGGGCAAGCTAAACCTTATTGACGGCAAACACAACAATATCCCGGTACACTATATACCCGCGGCAACCATCTGCGCCGAAACCAGCGGCGACAATGTGCATGGCCTTTTTGCCAGTCATGTAGCTTCCAGTATTATCGCCGGCAACAATGCCATTATCGCCATAAACCCCGATTTTATAAGGGACATTAAAGTGGACCCGGTATTGCTGAGCCACAAGATGGCCGATATTGTAAAACAGGTTATTGACCACACCTCGCTTCATGAGTTGCTGATTGAGGGCGGCGCAACAGCCTGGGCTATACTTGAGCGTTTAAACATCGAAAAATTATATCCCTCAAAACTAATAGCTCCCGGAGTTATTCATATGCGCATAGCGGGCAATAACCAATTATGTTTAACTTTAAAACCCGGCAGCTACCCCTGGCCTGCACCCGTTTGGGAAACCAATAACTATACCTGCATATGAAACATGAAACCCTGCACCTGGCAGATTATATCATCATTGCCCTGGCACTGGCCATTTCATTAACCATTGGTCTTAAGTTTTCGAAAGGACAAAACTCCACTAAAAAATATTTTGTATCCCGCGGTTCTATCCCGGCGTGGGCAATAGGCATGTCATTAATGGCAACGCTCATCAGCAGTGTAACTTTTCTGGCCTACCCCGGCGAGGGGTTTGCTTCTAACTGGATCTTGCTGGTTCAGGGTTTAATGGTGCCTATCGTATTGTTATTAATGGTTTGGTTCATTGTGCCGCTTTATCGTGAAGTTATAGGTGTAAGCACGTATGAATACTTTGAAAAGCGCTTTGGTTTGTTCGCGAGGTTCTATAGCTCCATAGGTTTTGTATTAACGCATTTTTCGAAAATGGGTACCGTGTTTTTCCTGCTGGCCCTTGCACTTTCCAACATGACCAACACCAACACCTTTGTTATTATCTGGATCATTGGATTTGTAATCGTCGTTATTACCCTTATAGGTGGTATCGAGGCGGTTATTTGGGCCGATGTGGTACAGGGGTTTTTATTGATCGCCGGCGGTATAGCCTCATTTATTATCCTTATTTGCTCCATCAAAGGCGGCTTCCCCGAACTCTGGCATATTGCCAGCATAAACCACAAAAACAATTTCGGCCCCTACTCCTGGGATTTCAAAAAGCTTACATTCATTGTAATGGCCATTAATGGTGTTTTTTATGCCATCCAAAAATATGGCGCCGATCAAACCATGGTACAGCGCTATCTTACTGCCAAAACCGATAAAGCGGCCATCAGGGCATCGTTATTAGGGGTAGCGCTTACTGTACCGCTTTGGGCATTGTTTATGTTTATCGGTACTGCTTTGTTTGCTTACTACCAACAAAATCCTTTGCCTGCAGGTATTAAGGCCGATGCAGTTTTCCCCTACTTTATTATGAGCAAATTGCCTACCGGTGTTGTGGGGTTGATATTGGCGGCACTGATCTCGGCAGCCATCTCCAGTTTAGGAGCCGATCTTAATTGCCTTTCCGCTATTGGGGTAGAAGACTATTACAAAAAATTCAGGCCCAACAGGTCTGACAAAGAATATTTAAAGGCTGGTCGCTGGATAGTGGTACTGGCCGGCCTGGGCGCAATGGGTATAGCCACCTTATATATGCTTGCCGGCGACGAAGGCGCGTTGGGTATTGTATTCACCCTCTATGCTATATTCTCCGGCGGTATTGCCGGGATTTTTTTATTGGGATTGTTTAGCAGCCGGGCTAACCGGCAGGGACTAAACATCGGCATTATTGCCTGTATCTTATTTACAGGCTACGCCTTTTTAACCTCAACCAAAATCGGTTTGGGCGCCGATAAACATATCCTGCTTGATCTGGGCAAATACAATTTCAATCAGCATAAATACATGCTCGGCGTATACAGCCATTTGGTGGTGATCATAGTTGGTTACCTGGCCAGCCTGTTTTTCCCTAAACCCGAGTTGAATAAAAACCTCCTTTTCAGCGGGTGGCTTGAGGCCAAACGCGCCGGAAAGCTTACCAAATAATTTACAGCAATGAAAAAGTTACTGGCTTCAGGTCTGGGTTTATTCCTGTTTATATCGTCGCAGGCACAGGTAAAACTGGCATCCATTTTTACCGATAACATGGTGCTGCAACAGCAAAGCCAGGCACCAATATGGGGTTGGGATAAAGCAGGCTCAACAGTTACTATCAACACTTCATGGAACAAAAAAAACTACAAAGCCAAAGTAAATGCCAATGGCAAATGGCTTGTTAAAGTTGCCACGCCAATTTACGGCGGACCATATACTGTTACCATCAGCGATGGCAATACTATTAAGCTAAATAACGTGCTTATTGGCGAGGTTTGGCTTTGTACCGGTCAGTCAAATATGGAAATCCCGATGAAGGGTTACAAAAGCCAGCCCATAACGGGTTCTGTTGATGCTATACTTAAATCGGCCAATAGCAATATCCACATGTATACTGTACCCCGCTCATCAGTAACCGAAGTTCAGGAAAACAGCAAACCATCCGAATGGCATGTAGCCGCTACTGAATTTGTTGCTAATTTTAGCGCTACAGGTTATTATTTTGGTAGATTGTTGAATGAGATGCTTCATGTACCTATTGGCTTAATCAGTGATTGTTACGGTGGCTCAAGTGCCGAAGCATGGATGGATCCTGGCGGACTGAAAGATTTTCCGGAGATCAAGATCCCGGCTAAAACAGATTCGATCAAAGCTATATCGCGCACACCTACCACGCTGTTCAATGGCATGTTGAACCCGGTGATTGGGTACGGCATCAAAGGCTGCATCTGGTACCAGGGGGAATCGAACTACGACCGTCCCGATCAATATGAAAAACTTTTCCCGGCTATGGTAAAACGCTGGCGCGATCTCTGGCAGCAGGGCGACTTCCCATTCTATTATACACAAATTGCCCCTTATGATTATACTCAATTACCACCATACAATGCGGGCGGTAAATACAATTCGGCTTACCTGCGCGATGCTCAGCGTAAATCGCTAAAAGTTATACCTAACAGCGGCATGGCTGTATTGCTTGATGTTGGCGAACAGGCTACCATTCACCCACCACGTAAAGAACCTGTCGGTACACGACTGGCTTACCTGGCCTTAGCGCAAACTTATGGCATTAAAGGGTTTGATTATGCAAGTCCGCTGTATAAGGAAATCACTGTTGACGGCAACCGGGCTACCATCAGGTTTGAGTATGCCGAAAACGGGCTTACCTCATTCAACAAACCTATCCAAAACTTTGAAGTTGCCGGTAAAGACAAAATGTTTTACCCGGCGCAGGCCATGATATCGGGCAGTGTAATTATTGTATCTTCACCTTTGGTAAAAGAGCCTGTGGCCGTACGATACGCCTTTAAAGATTTTGTTGTAGGCGATTTATTCGGCACAAACGGCCTCCCCGTTTCCTCATTCAGAACCGACGACTGGTAATATGAAAAAACTCCTGCTGCTCTGCTTCCTGTACTGCAATATCGCGTTAGCTCAAAACAAAGGCATCGAACAATACAATGAAGTATGGGCCAGCCAGAGTCAAAACTCAGGCCAGTCGATGCCCTGCGGAGGCGGCGATATCGGCTTAAATGCATGGGTTGAAAAAGGCGAACTGCTTTTTTACATCGCCCGGAGCGGCACTTTTGATGAAAACAATGCCATGCTTAAACCCGGCCGGGTCAGGATCAAACTATTACCTAATCCTTTTGCGGGTAATGATTTTAAACAGGAGCTCAAACTTCAAAATGGCTCGGTACTCATCAACGGAAAAAACGGCGATTTAAAAGCCGAAATAAAACTTTGGGTTGATGTTTACCGTCCGGTGATCCACGTTAACATTAATAGTAATAAAGCCATTAAAACTGAAGCCATTTTTGAAAGCTGGCGCTACCGCGACAGGGATGTTAAAGGCCTCGAAAAAAATGAAGGCTCCTGGAAATTCGCCCCGCGCAATGATGTCAAAACACTGAAGGATAACATCGACTTCAAAGGTAATGCCATCATGTTTTACCATCACAATCTTGATTCCACCATATTTGATGTTACCGTAAAACAGCAGGGTATGGATGCGGTTAAGGATCAAATGTACAACCCGCTTAAAAACTTAACCTTTGGCGGGCTGATGCAGGGCAAAAACCTAAAGCCTGCAGGCACTACCAAAGGGCAATATCTTAACACCGATTTTGAAGGCTGGAAACTGAAGAGCATTAAGCCAGTCACCAACCAGGATATTGAGATCTATCTTAATACGCTACAAACCTCATCGGTAAATGAATGGCAGCAAGGCCTCGAAAAAGTAATTAAAGAGTCTGAAAGTAACACCAAATCCGCCTGGCAAAAAACAGCCGGTTGGTGGAAACAATATTGGGACAGGAGTTTTATCTGCATCAACCCGACCAAGCCTGACAATGACACCACAGCCTGGCAAACCGGTAAAAACTACCAGTTGTTCAGGTACATGTTAGGCTGCAATGCATACGGACATGCTCCCACCAAATTCAACGGAGGCCTGTTTACCTACGACCCTGTTTTTGTAAACCCGCAATATGCCTTTACACCCGATTTCCGCAACTGGGGAGGCGGCCTGATGACTGCCCAAAACCAGCGTTTGGTTTATTTCCCGATGCTCAAAAGCGGCGATATTGATTTGATGAAACCGGAGTTTGATTTCTATCTCCGCTCACTCAAAAACGCCGAATTACGCAGCAAGGTGTATTGGAACCACAATGGCGCCTGCTTTACTGAGCAGGTGGAAAATTTCGGTCTGCCCAACAGCGCCGAGTACACCTGGAAACGCCCTGCCGACTTTGACAAAGGGCTTGAGTACAACGCCTGGCTGGAATATACCTGGGATACCGTTTTTGAGTTTTGCCTCATGATGATGGAAACAGAACGGTACAAAGGCGACGATATCCACCAATACATTCCCTTTATTGAAAGCTGCCTCACTTTTTTTGATGAGCACTACCAATACCTTTCGCGCAAGCGCAGCGCTAAAGCGCTTGACGGCAACGGGCACCTTGTACTCTATCCCGGCTCATCTGCCGAGACTTTTAAGATGGCTTATAACTCCAACTCGACCATCGCTGCTCTGCAAACCATCACCAAACGGATGCTGGCATTGACGGATAGTTACCTGAGCAAAGAAGAGCGCAGCAAACTGGAAGGCTTTTTAAAGCGCATCCCCCCTATTACATTTGGCGAGATTAATGGTCATAAAACCCTTACCCCGGCAAAATCATGGGAGCGGGTTAACAACGAGGAAAACACCCAGTTTTACCCGGTATTTCCATGGGGTATCTTCGGCTTGGGCAAACCGGGATTGGATACCGCTTTGAACACCTGGAAACTGGACACCCTTGTAGCCAAATTCAGGAGCGGCATTGGCTGGAAACAGGATAATATTTTTGCGGCCCGCTTAGGTCTGACAGATGAGGCTGCCAAACTTACCACCTTCAAACTCAAAAACTCCGGCAGGCGCTTCCCTACTTTCTGGGGCCCGGGTTTCGACTGGACACCCGATCATAACTGGGGTGGCTCTGGCATGATCGGTCTGCAGGAAATGCTGATGCAGGTTGATGATAAAAAGATCCTGCTGTTCCCCGCCTGGCCAAAGGACTGGGATGTGCATTTTAAACTTCATGCGCCTTATAATACCACTGTTGAGGCCACACTAAAGGATGGAAAGATGGTTAATTTAAAAGTTCTCCCCGAAGATAGAAGGAAGGATATTACAATGATGTTAGCCCAATAATTCCCTCGTTCATTTGTAACAAAAAGGGTGTCCCAATTTTTTGATTCTCAAAAAAAAATGAAAAACTCCCGCTGTTCTTTTTTGTAAAAAGAGACTGTTCCATTTTTTGAGAGCAAAAACGCGGAACACCTTAAAAATGAAACACACTGATAATCAAAGAGATATCAATTCACTTGAAACACTGTTAAGTAACTGATTATCAAGAATTAAAACTTTAAAGAGTAAACTTTCCTTATTTCAAAGACAGGTAAAAAAAACTTTTTTATTTCGTGTTTTTTTAAATTTTTTTGACTTTTTTGAAATTGATCACCTCAGTTATAAATGGTACTGACAAAATAATGCCACCAAAATCGCGGGGATGAATACCGATATTTCATGCCCATCCGGCTAAAGCTCGGCTAACCTCATATTAGGACAAAAATAACCGCGGCCAATTACCGGCCGAAGTTTTAAGTGTAAGGACAAAAGGCTGCTTTAGTCCCGGCGGCCAGAGGCCGCCCTGATAGTTGCCACCCGGCTGGGAGCCGAGCGGCGGCGTGGAGCTTTTTTGACCTTTCACCTTTTGCCTTTCACCTTTTGCCTTTCGCCTTTCGCCTTTCGCCTTTCGCCTTTCACCTTTCGCCTCGAAATTACCTGTCCAACGGCATCCACGTTTCCATATCCACATGTCCCCGGTTACCCCATGCATAATACGGGATCAGCCTGATATCAACAGCGTTTTGTTTTGGCGCGGAGACTTCTTTATAAAGCCGGTTAGTCCAGTTATTTTCCTCACGCAGATCAGCTTTACCGGTTAAGCTCATGATCTCACTGTTATCTATCCTGATCATTTCGGGCTTAAGTTGATTATTGGCAGAAAGCACCACATCGAAAACCTTTTGCCCCTTAGCCAGATCGGCTGATTCCAAACAATAAACCACCGGACCGCGTTTTACTGCAACCTGATTACGGGTTTCCTCAACAAGCGGGTTTGCTTCCATTAGGGTTACCGGCATTGGCAGGTCGAGATCAATTGTCATTCCTTTTCGCCAAACGGCGTTAACTTGCGTATAAGTTCCAGGCGTAGTATCTAACTGCGGCACCGGCTGACCTTCGAGTTTGATACTTGCGCCCTTACACCAGCCAGGGATCCTCAAAAATACCGAGAATGCTTTATTGCCCGGTACTTCATCAAACCTGATATGGATCTTCCCATCCCAGGGGTAATTTGTAGTTTGAGTGAGTTTTACCGGGGTGCCATCTTTCAATTTAGCGGTTATGGTGTTGCTGCCATACAGGTTAAACCACAACCCTTTATCTGATACGCTGTGGGCATAATCGCTCACCTCGGCAATGGTACGCACCACATTGGGCGGACAACAGTTAGAAAGTTTGATATACCCTATCCTATCCTTAGACCAACGCTGCTTAAAGGGCAAACTATCTGAATAAGCCAGTGGATTGGTATATAAAAAGTTACGACCATTAAGGCTGATACCCGAAAGTACGCTATTGTACAACGCCAGCTCCATTACATCGGCATATTTGGCGTCGCCGGTTGCCTGCAGCATGCGCCAGTTCCAGAGTACATTGCCTATGTTGGCGCAGGTTTCGTTGTGCGCCGTGAAACTTGGCAATTGATAATCGCGTCCGTAAGCCTGGTGTACCTTTTGCACCTCGTTAGGATTGTAAGATGTCCCATCAGGAGAAACACCATCATAGAGCGAACCGCAGCCACCGGTGATATACATTTTGCGGTTAACTACATCGTTCCACATTAAATTTAAAGTGTGCATGAGTGTGGTATCCCCGGTTTCGGCATAAACATCGGCAGCGCCCGCAAACAGGTAATTGGCCCTCACCGCGTGCCCCATCGCCTGTGTTTGCTGCCGGAAAGGTGTCCTGTCCTGGTTATCGTCGGTACCATCTTTCATCAACCCACGGATATCGATCAGGTTTTTAGCCAGTTCCAGGTATCGGGGATCGCGGGTGGTACGGTACATTTCTACTACGCCCATGTAATGCGAGGGGCAAATGGCATTCCGCGCCAGTTCGGGCGAGGCCGTTTTATAAAATTTATAGAGATAATCGGTTGCTTTAACAGCTACTTTCAACAAGGTAGTTTTGCCTGTAACCCGGTAATGCACACAAGCGGCAGTCATCAAGTGACCGAGGTTATAGGTTTCAAAATTAAGGCGGTCATTAAACGCTTTTTCCTTGCCGCCGTTCTTCCGTTCTTCAATAAGTGTCGGCGTGTGGATATAGCCATCGGTACGCTGCGCTTTGGCAATAACCGCTATAGTTTTATCCATCAGTGCATCCAGCTTCGGATCATGTGTGTTAGCATACATGCTGGCTACAGCTTCAAAAAGCTTGTAAAAATCACCATCGTGAAATGGCGGCCCTTCGTGTGAACCGGTGTCCAACCCGGCGGCTATCTCAAAATTACGGTACGCATGACTGATCTTCGGGTCAGTATAAACACGCCACAGGTTAGGGATCATGGTATCACGGCAAACCTTGAACCTGTCGGCCCAGAAGCCGCCCGTCCACTGTACCGCGCCCATATCAAGACTGCTCAGTTTGGCGTAACTGCTTTTGCTGGTGTTGACCAGCGCCTTGTTTTGTGCGCTAAGCTCGCTGCCGAAAACTACTAATAGCATGATGACAAGACACTTGTACAATGTTTTCATATCAAGGGTAAGCGAAGCCCTCAGGGTCCTCTGCGAGAGACCCTGAGGGGACGTGAGATATTTATAAAATGTTTTCATTTTATTGTTTTTGAAAAATGCGAAGACCTTAGGGACCTCTGCGAGTTTAAGTAACTCACAAATTGTTTTATCGTTTAATCGTAAAGCGCTTGTTTTGCCCCTCTGGGGCAAAGGATATTTCTATAATTTCAAATGCTACAAACCTTTTGCACCTCTGGTGCACCTGCCTTAAGCATATCTCAATTAACATCTGTTAATTATAAAAATCCCCCAGAGGGGGTAAAGGTTTGTAGAAATAATGTCCACCTCTTATCCGAACCCCAGAGGGGTTCAACTCACATTGATTACTCAATTGACAATAACCATTTGATTATTAATATATGGATTAACCTAAATTCGCAGCCAGCCCCTATGGGAATGCTAATAATGAGATACTTATCTATTTTTTTCATATCATTAAGGGATATAAGTGAGCAATTTCACCGGGCTTAGCAAACCAGCCGGCAAAAGCGGGCGACCTTCCAACCGGTAGGGCGCGTTTGTCCAGGTAATACGTTTATTTTCGGGTAGGGCATGATCGCCCATCAGTCGATTAGCCCAGGTGTTGGTTACTTTGATCATCAACTTATTTTCCCCGGATTTGATGGCTTTGCTCAAGTCTACCCGATAAGGATAAGTCCAGGCCGTGCCGCAATTGACGCCGTTTACATACACCTCGGCCATGTTGGCGATATTTCCCAGATCAAGATA from Mucilaginibacter sp. SJ includes:
- a CDS encoding DUF5703 domain-containing protein yields the protein MKKLLLLCFLYCNIALAQNKGIEQYNEVWASQSQNSGQSMPCGGGDIGLNAWVEKGELLFYIARSGTFDENNAMLKPGRVRIKLLPNPFAGNDFKQELKLQNGSVLINGKNGDLKAEIKLWVDVYRPVIHVNINSNKAIKTEAIFESWRYRDRDVKGLEKNEGSWKFAPRNDVKTLKDNIDFKGNAIMFYHHNLDSTIFDVTVKQQGMDAVKDQMYNPLKNLTFGGLMQGKNLKPAGTTKGQYLNTDFEGWKLKSIKPVTNQDIEIYLNTLQTSSVNEWQQGLEKVIKESESNTKSAWQKTAGWWKQYWDRSFICINPTKPDNDTTAWQTGKNYQLFRYMLGCNAYGHAPTKFNGGLFTYDPVFVNPQYAFTPDFRNWGGGLMTAQNQRLVYFPMLKSGDIDLMKPEFDFYLRSLKNAELRSKVYWNHNGACFTEQVENFGLPNSAEYTWKRPADFDKGLEYNAWLEYTWDTVFEFCLMMMETERYKGDDIHQYIPFIESCLTFFDEHYQYLSRKRSAKALDGNGHLVLYPGSSAETFKMAYNSNSTIAALQTITKRMLALTDSYLSKEERSKLEGFLKRIPPITFGEINGHKTLTPAKSWERVNNEENTQFYPVFPWGIFGLGKPGLDTALNTWKLDTLVAKFRSGIGWKQDNIFAARLGLTDEAAKLTTFKLKNSGRRFPTFWGPGFDWTPDHNWGGSGMIGLQEMLMQVDDKKILLFPAWPKDWDVHFKLHAPYNTTVEATLKDGKMVNLKVLPEDRRKDITMMLAQ
- a CDS encoding aceric acid hydrolase; the protein is MLLVVFGSELSAQNKALVNTSKSSYAKLSSLDMGAVQWTGGFWADRFKVCRDTMIPNLWRVYTDPKISHAYRNFEIAAGLDTGSHEGPPFHDGDFYKLFEAVASMYANTHDPKLDALMDKTIAVIAKAQRTDGYIHTPTLIEERKNGGKEKAFNDRLNFETYNLGHLMTAACVHYRVTGKTTLLKVAVKATDYLYKFYKTASPELARNAICPSHYMGVVEMYRTTRDPRYLELAKNLIDIRGLMKDGTDDNQDRTPFRQQTQAMGHAVRANYLFAGAADVYAETGDTTLMHTLNLMWNDVVNRKMYITGGCGSLYDGVSPDGTSYNPNEVQKVHQAYGRDYQLPSFTAHNETCANIGNVLWNWRMLQATGDAKYADVMELALYNSVLSGISLNGRNFLYTNPLAYSDSLPFKQRWSKDRIGYIKLSNCCPPNVVRTIAEVSDYAHSVSDKGLWFNLYGSNTITAKLKDGTPVKLTQTTNYPWDGKIHIRFDEVPGNKAFSVFLRIPGWCKGASIKLEGQPVPQLDTTPGTYTQVNAVWRKGMTIDLDLPMPVTLMEANPLVEETRNQVAVKRGPVVYCLESADLAKGQKVFDVVLSANNQLKPEMIRIDNSEIMSLTGKADLREENNWTNRLYKEVSAPKQNAVDIRLIPYYAWGNRGHVDMETWMPLDR